GTCTCCCAATCCAACGGTGGTTAGGTCAGGAAATTTCTTTTTAAATATTTTTAGTAATATGTTAATTGCTTTTCCTTTATCGTTCTTACCCATAATGTGATGATAAATAGTACCCTGGGTATAGTTAAATCCCCTTCTAATTATCTCTTCTTTTATGTATTGAACTTCTATATTATTTCCGAATACGATGAAGGGCTCATCGAATTCTCGCATCTTTGATAGCTTCGCTAACTCAGGATCAAGGCCTGTATATTCTGAAATCTCAGAAATTTTCATATCTGAAAAGGACTTGAGTTTTATGCCAGTTTCGTTTCTTATCGAATTTAAGACCTCTACTAATTTCTTGTATTTTGTTCCAAGCACTATGACCTTGTAGTTATTCATATCTGTATCGTATTTAAAGCTGTCGAGACCGTAGTCCGCTGGAACGTAAATCCCACCTCCATTCTCTGAAATGAATGGATCATGGTTATCTGTGTGATCTCTATGTATTTCTATCTCCGGCCTTGTTTTACTCGAGGAAAATATCAGAGGGATATTCCTCAGCTTAATGGTCTTTAAGGCAGTTTTAGCTGCGCCAAAGGAATATGTATTATGGTCTAGCAGGGTTCCGTCTAGGTCCGAGAATATCAGGAATTGTTTACTCATTATCGTCATCAACTGCCTGTCGCAGCAGGTCAAGAATGTCTGGAATAGCAGAGGTTACCCTATTCCAGTTTGGGATTAATGGGGAACCGAGGGGGTCCTCAACGAAACTCTTACTTGCAATCCCTAATCCTTTAACAAAGGTTTCCACGGCTAATGTCTCGTCATGCCTATAAAATAAAAGGTCATTAATTACCGCGTCATCGCTGTATCTCTCCATCGTATCCTGTGCAGTTCTTAAATAAGTTGAGATCAAGGTGCTAAAAAAGCCGTCCGAGAATATCGCCCCCTGCGATGAGAGTGTTCTAAATAGACTTATAGATATATCTATACACATCTTCAACAGGCCTCCTTCAGGGTTATCGGAAGAGAGATTCTGGTGTTTGTGTTCATAATTATCGCACAGGTCAACCTGGCAAATTCTCTTTGGAGACACATTTCTAAATACCTCTGCCAAGACTCCAACCTCCAATCCCCAGTCTGATGGTATTCGGTTTACCCTCGCCAGGTCTACATCCATTGAGAACTCTCCTGCGAGCGGATATCTGTAGCTGTCGAGATATACCA
Above is a genomic segment from Thermodesulfobacteriota bacterium containing:
- a CDS encoding HAD-IIB family hydrolase; translated protein: MSKQFLIFSDLDGTLLDHNTYSFGAAKTALKTIKLRNIPLIFSSSKTRPEIEIHRDHTDNHDPFISENGGGIYVPADYGLDSFKYDTDMNNYKVIVLGTKYKKLVEVLNSIRNETGIKLKSFSDMKISEISEYTGLDPELAKLSKMREFDEPFIVFGNNIEVQYIKEEIIRRGFNYTQGTIYHHIMGKNDKGKAINILLKIFKKKFPDLTTVGLGDSLNDLPMLEVVDIPILVQKTDGRYDQRIRLDNLIYADGIGPVGWNQSILKILGMED